The stretch of DNA CCGGCGACACCCTCTATCCCTGCCTTGAGATATCCGAACTCAAGCCCCAGCGCACTACAGGCGTGGTGACGATGCGCGCCACAGTCGACAACCAACGCGGCGAGCGCGTGCTCGACGGTGAGCACGTCTACCTACTCAAGCTCTAGCCTCGCGCGACACAGCCGCTGCCCTAGCCAGCGTGGTGTCGCCCTGTTAGCTGTGGCGCCATGCAGACAGGTATTCTGATTTCCCTCGCACTTTACTTCATCCTCATGCTCGCCATCGGCGCCTATGCCTGGAGCAAATCAACCAACAGTTCCGAAGGCTATCTTCTCGCGGGACGCAATCTGCCTCCAGCGGTAGCCGCACTTTCAGCAGGGGCCAGCGACATGAGCGGCTGGTTGCTGCTCGGTCTGCCCGGAGCCCTCTATGTCAGTGGCTTGGTCGAGGCATGGATCGGCATCGGCCTGTTCTGCGGTGCGCTGATCAACTGGATCATCGTCGCCCCACGCCTGCGCAAGCAGACCGAGGAACTCGGCAATGCGCTGACTATCCCTGAATTCCTCGCCAACCGTTTCCCTGACAAGGCGGTCGCGCTGCGTATCGTCTCGGCGCTGATCGTGGTGCTTTTCTTCTCGGTCTATACCGCCTCGGGCCTTGTCGCGGGCGGCAAGCTGTTTGAGACCAGCTTCGCCGGGGCGCTACCCAATATCGGGATGAGCGACTACATGCTCGGCATCTGGATCACCGCCCTGGTGGTGTTGGCCTATACCATGGTCGGTGGATTCCTGGCGGTCAGCCTGACCGATTTCGTGCAGGGACTGATCATGGTCACCGCTCTGGTGGTCATGCCCCTGGTCGTGATGTTCGGTCCCGGTGGCAGCGCCGGCGGATCGCTGGCGGAGGTACCGGTGCCGGGCTTCCTCAGCCTGACGCAAGGCCTCACAGTATTAGGCTTCATCAGCGCGGTCACTTGGGGACTCGGCTATTTCGGACAACCGCATATCATCGTGCGTTTCATGGCCGTGCGATCGATCAAGGAAGTGGCCACTGCGCGCAATATCGGCATGGCATGGATGGGCGTGGCGTTAGTCGGGGCGCTCGGCATCGGCCTCGCCGGCCGCGCCTATGTCGAACGCAACGGATTGGTCGTGGACGACCCGGAGACGATCTTCATCGTGCTTGCCAACCTGCTGTTCCACCCGCTGGTCACCGGCTTCCTGCTCGCCGCATTGCTGGCAGCAGTCATGTCGACGATCAGTTCGCAGCTGCTGGTTGCCTCGTCTTCATTGACCGAGGATTTTTACAAGCTGTTCCTG from Erythrobacter mangrovi encodes:
- the putP gene encoding sodium/proline symporter PutP, with amino-acid sequence MQTGILISLALYFILMLAIGAYAWSKSTNSSEGYLLAGRNLPPAVAALSAGASDMSGWLLLGLPGALYVSGLVEAWIGIGLFCGALINWIIVAPRLRKQTEELGNALTIPEFLANRFPDKAVALRIVSALIVVLFFSVYTASGLVAGGKLFETSFAGALPNIGMSDYMLGIWITALVVLAYTMVGGFLAVSLTDFVQGLIMVTALVVMPLVVMFGPGGSAGGSLAEVPVPGFLSLTQGLTVLGFISAVTWGLGYFGQPHIIVRFMAVRSIKEVATARNIGMAWMGVALVGALGIGLAGRAYVERNGLVVDDPETIFIVLANLLFHPLVTGFLLAALLAAVMSTISSQLLVASSSLTEDFYKLFLRKQAGERESVNVGRLCVALVALVAIAIASDPDSEVLALVSNAWAGFGAAFGPLILLSLTWDRMTGAGAVAGLVTGATVAAGWIALGWNAALPGFSGGLYEIVPGFIAAWLAIVLVSKATAQENALQGS